The proteins below are encoded in one region of Myxococcaceae bacterium JPH2:
- a CDS encoding amino acid adenylation domain-containing protein, producing DMPVAVLATLKAGAAYLPLDPSYPSERLAFMLEDTSAPVVLAHATFASALPSSTQARILRLDEHAADIARCPTHPLGLELSTEAHCYFVYTSGSTGKPKGIVMSHRAVGYMLDWLTPRHVVATGTTLQFASLNFDVSFQELFGTWRLGGRVLLVTSALRQDPVEMLRYMVRHQVDRLYLPFVALQALCDAAAHEPELPPLVEVITAGEQLQVTPALVAFFERLPGCILENQYGPSEAHAVSTWRASGPPRTWPALPPVGVPMPRVQLYVLDARGEPCPIGVPGEIFVGGDTLAHGYHARPDLTADRFIPSHLDTAPGARLYRTGDKARWLANGNLEFLGRLDGQVKLRGFRIELGEVESALRAAAGVKDAIVVVREDTPGVRRLVGYLIVSPETQWEPEALRTALARRLPEYMVPAALVRLDALPLMPSGKVNRGALPPPDASQDGTLQRMAPRTALELQLARIFEEVLGVGAIGVRDSFFELGGHSLLAVRLLARVREATGRALPVATLFQNANVESLAAVLRQEAEGTRADWSPLVEFRGGKQQRPFFCVHAVGGNVLSYIELARALGDAQPFYGLQARGLEGDVPPCQSIPEMARLYLAAMRAVQPKGPYLLGGWSLGGSIALEMAQQLRQQGEEVELLVLIDTYARLVPKGETPNLQVEATRASTLFYQDLLRAAGHALPLPDAELEQLEPARRLQLLEEASRATAAQPLQALRDVFQTHLLLGWTYEPRAYPGRVLLLEASEPARTRGWEEFVTGPLEVQTISGDHYSILRGARVQQLATVLREALERARAARPEQARSA from the coding sequence GACATGCCCGTCGCGGTCCTCGCCACCCTCAAGGCCGGCGCCGCCTACCTCCCGCTCGACCCGTCGTATCCCTCCGAGCGTCTCGCCTTCATGCTCGAGGACACCTCCGCGCCTGTCGTCCTCGCGCACGCCACCTTCGCCTCCGCGCTTCCGTCCTCCACCCAGGCCCGCATCCTCCGCCTCGACGAGCACGCCGCGGACATCGCCCGTTGCCCCACGCACCCGCTCGGGCTGGAGCTGTCCACCGAGGCGCATTGCTACTTCGTCTACACCTCCGGCAGCACGGGCAAGCCCAAGGGCATCGTCATGTCCCACCGCGCGGTGGGCTACATGCTCGACTGGCTCACCCCGCGCCACGTCGTGGCCACGGGCACCACGCTCCAGTTCGCCTCGCTCAACTTCGACGTCTCCTTCCAGGAGCTGTTCGGCACGTGGCGGCTGGGCGGGCGCGTGCTGCTCGTGACGAGCGCGCTGCGCCAGGACCCCGTGGAGATGCTGCGCTACATGGTGCGGCACCAGGTGGACCGCCTGTATCTGCCCTTCGTCGCGCTCCAGGCGCTCTGCGACGCGGCCGCGCACGAGCCCGAGCTGCCGCCGCTCGTCGAGGTCATCACCGCCGGTGAGCAACTCCAGGTGACGCCCGCGCTCGTCGCCTTCTTCGAGCGACTGCCCGGCTGCATCCTGGAGAACCAATACGGCCCCTCGGAGGCGCACGCCGTCTCCACCTGGAGGGCCTCGGGCCCGCCGCGCACGTGGCCCGCGCTGCCGCCCGTCGGTGTGCCCATGCCGCGCGTGCAGCTCTACGTCCTCGACGCGCGGGGAGAGCCGTGCCCCATCGGCGTCCCCGGCGAGATATTCGTGGGGGGAGACACCCTGGCCCACGGCTATCACGCGCGGCCAGACCTCACCGCCGATCGCTTCATTCCCTCACACCTGGACACCGCGCCGGGAGCGCGGCTCTATCGCACCGGAGACAAGGCCCGCTGGCTGGCCAACGGGAACCTCGAGTTCCTCGGCCGCCTCGATGGCCAGGTGAAGCTGCGCGGCTTCCGCATCGAGTTGGGCGAGGTGGAGTCCGCCCTGCGCGCCGCGGCCGGAGTGAAGGACGCCATCGTCGTCGTGCGCGAGGACACGCCCGGCGTTCGCCGCCTCGTGGGTTACCTCATCGTGTCACCGGAGACGCAGTGGGAGCCCGAGGCCCTGCGCACGGCCCTGGCGCGGCGACTCCCCGAGTACATGGTGCCCGCCGCGCTCGTCCGGCTGGACGCCCTGCCGCTCATGCCCAGCGGCAAGGTGAACCGAGGGGCCCTGCCACCGCCCGACGCGAGCCAGGACGGCACGCTCCAGCGGATGGCACCGCGCACCGCGCTGGAGCTCCAGCTCGCGCGCATCTTCGAGGAGGTGCTCGGAGTCGGCGCCATCGGCGTGCGCGACAGCTTCTTCGAGCTGGGCGGCCACTCGCTGCTCGCCGTGCGGCTGCTGGCCCGCGTGCGCGAAGCGACCGGCCGCGCGCTCCCCGTCGCCACCCTCTTCCAGAACGCCAACGTGGAGTCGCTCGCCGCGGTACTGCGACAGGAGGCGGAGGGAACCCGCGCGGACTGGTCCCCGCTCGTGGAGTTCCGAGGCGGCAAGCAACAGCGGCCCTTCTTCTGCGTCCACGCCGTGGGCGGCAACGTCCTCAGCTACATCGAGCTGGCTCGAGCCCTGGGAGACGCACAGCCCTTCTACGGACTCCAGGCGCGCGGACTGGAGGGAGATGTGCCGCCCTGCCAGAGCATCCCCGAGATGGCGAGGCTCTATCTCGCCGCCATGCGCGCCGTGCAGCCCAAGGGGCCCTATCTGCTCGGAGGCTGGTCGCTGGGAGGTTCCATCGCGCTGGAGATGGCCCAGCAGCTCCGCCAGCAAGGCGAAGAGGTCGAGCTGCTCGTCCTCATCGATACCTACGCGCGGCTCGTCCCCAAGGGAGAGACGCCGAACCTCCAGGTGGAGGCCACGCGCGCGAGCACGCTGTTCTACCAAGACCTCCTGCGAGCGGCCGGCCACGCCCTGCCACTGCCCGACGCGGAGCTGGAGCAACTGGAACCCGCGCGCAGGCTCCAGCTCCTCGAAGAGGCCAGCCGAGCCACCGCCGCGCAGCCGCTCCAAGCCCTGCGCGACGTGTTCCAGACGCACCTGCTGCTGGGCTGGACCTACGAGCCGCGAGCGTATCCGGGACGCGTCCTGCTCCTGGAGGCGAGCGAGCCCGCACGCACGCGAGGCTGGGAGGAGTTCGTCACCGGCCCGCTGGAGGTCCAGACCATTTCGGGCGACCACTACTCCATCCTGCGAGGCGCGCGCGTCCAGCAACTCGCCACGGTGTTGCGAGAAGCCCTGGAGCGAGCCCGAGCCGCCCGACCGGAGCAGGCCCGCTCGGCCTGA
- a CDS encoding DHA2 family efflux MFS transporter permease subunit: MSTAPAPTYPANKWLITASVSFGTLMAAIDASIVNVALSQIRASVGATTQEITWASTSYSIATVMVMPLSAFLGRMFGQKRSYLTCLALFIGGSFLCGLAWSLPVLILFRFIQGLGAGALPPTEQAILRQTFPPEEQAMAMALFTMVITVGPAVGPTLGGYIVDNFHWSWIFFINLPLGFIGLLMVGRFVEEPEDVRLALRTAAEEQRRNMDWSGIILMCVGMASLQFVFEEGQSHDWFESPEIVAVALVAAVALPAFVLRELTAPVPAVNLRLFKDPVFTSGTVLGGLMFFILVSSMFLLPLFMQELLGFTAMQSGLALMPRTLVMIVTMPIVGRLYSRVPPQVLISSGLLIAGLGVYRCASFTLDTGAMDIVIAIFLQGLGTSLLFVPLNTVAFDGIPRPKLADASGLNTLLRQLSSSVGLAVFAALLARYTAQAHVGVSAQLASDRTDVLDRVAQYQASFMAKGMDALSAHEASLRLLAGSALRQATVLAFDKLFLLGALLFLLAVPLMLFLRTAPKVAASVPTPTPEPPKAHVDVEI; this comes from the coding sequence ATGTCGACCGCTCCCGCGCCCACCTATCCCGCGAACAAGTGGCTCATCACCGCGTCGGTGTCCTTCGGCACGTTGATGGCGGCCATCGACGCGTCCATCGTCAACGTGGCGCTGTCACAGATTCGCGCCTCGGTGGGTGCCACTACGCAGGAAATCACCTGGGCCTCCACCAGCTACTCCATCGCCACGGTGATGGTGATGCCGCTGTCCGCGTTCCTCGGGCGCATGTTCGGACAGAAGCGCTCGTATCTCACGTGCCTCGCCCTCTTCATCGGCGGCTCGTTCCTCTGCGGCCTCGCGTGGAGCCTGCCGGTGCTCATCCTCTTCCGCTTCATCCAGGGCCTGGGCGCGGGCGCGCTGCCGCCCACCGAGCAGGCCATCCTCCGCCAGACGTTCCCTCCCGAGGAACAGGCCATGGCCATGGCCCTCTTCACCATGGTCATCACCGTGGGCCCCGCCGTGGGCCCCACGCTCGGCGGCTACATCGTCGACAACTTCCACTGGTCGTGGATCTTCTTCATCAACCTCCCGCTGGGCTTCATCGGCCTGTTGATGGTGGGCCGCTTCGTGGAGGAGCCCGAGGACGTGCGCCTCGCCCTGCGCACCGCCGCCGAGGAGCAGCGCCGCAACATGGACTGGTCCGGCATCATCCTCATGTGCGTGGGGATGGCCTCGCTCCAGTTCGTCTTCGAGGAGGGACAGAGCCATGACTGGTTCGAGTCCCCCGAAATCGTCGCCGTGGCCCTGGTCGCCGCCGTGGCCCTGCCGGCCTTCGTGCTGCGCGAACTCACCGCGCCCGTGCCCGCCGTCAACCTGCGCCTGTTCAAGGACCCCGTCTTCACCTCGGGCACGGTGCTCGGCGGATTGATGTTCTTCATCCTCGTGTCGAGCATGTTCCTGCTGCCGCTGTTCATGCAGGAGCTGCTCGGCTTCACCGCGATGCAGTCGGGCCTGGCGCTCATGCCGCGCACGCTGGTGATGATCGTCACCATGCCCATCGTGGGGCGGCTCTACTCGCGCGTCCCACCGCAGGTGCTCATCAGCTCGGGGCTGCTCATCGCGGGGTTGGGCGTCTACCGCTGCGCCAGCTTCACGCTGGACACCGGCGCCATGGACATCGTCATCGCCATCTTCCTTCAGGGGCTCGGCACCAGCCTGCTCTTCGTGCCGCTCAACACCGTCGCGTTCGATGGCATCCCTCGACCCAAGCTCGCGGACGCCTCCGGGCTCAACACGCTGTTGCGTCAGCTCTCCAGCTCCGTGGGGCTGGCGGTGTTCGCCGCGCTCCTGGCGCGCTACACGGCCCAGGCGCACGTGGGCGTCTCGGCGCAGCTCGCCTCGGACCGGACCGACGTGCTCGACCGCGTGGCCCAGTACCAGGCCAGCTTCATGGCCAAGGGCATGGACGCGCTCAGCGCGCACGAGGCCAGCCTCCGGCTGTTGGCGGGCTCCGCCTTGCGACAGGCCACGGTGCTCGCCTTCGACAAGCTGTTCCTCCTGGGCGCGCTGCTGTTCCTGCTCGCCGTGCCCCTCATGCTCTTCCTTCGGACCGCCCCCAAGGTCGCCGCCAGCGTCCCGACGCCGACCCCCGAGCCCCCGAAGGCTCACGTGGACGTGGAGATTTGA
- a CDS encoding HlyD family secretion protein, producing the protein MTAKPRLVENEGKGTADGASPTPPSKGRQGALVLGVLTSAMLLGLGGYKLLTLGQESTDNAQVEADVVPVHARVAGQVLRVRVADNSHVSQGDVLVELDPADLTLAEQQAEAELESARAQADAAQAQVTVAEAGARGGHSTARAQVSASAAEVSRAESGVAVARAQLARAEADAGRANVELERVATLKSDGALSQAELDDAHAAQASAQAALDAARAQLASAEQARLAATSHVAEAQGQLDQSAPVDAKIAVARASAALAQARMRSAEATLAQARLQVARTRILAPADGVVSRLGSRVGQLVSAGQAVAQLVPTRTYVVANFKETQVGHMREGQRAEVTVDAFSGRKLVGRVESLSGGTGARFALLPPDNASGNFVKVVQRVPVRIAWDAAPEDLRLRAGLSVEVTVFTDSATPPASPPREARGVSATTPP; encoded by the coding sequence ATGACCGCGAAACCCAGGCTGGTCGAGAACGAAGGCAAGGGCACGGCGGATGGCGCGAGCCCAACGCCTCCGAGCAAGGGACGCCAGGGCGCGCTCGTCCTCGGCGTCCTCACGAGCGCCATGCTCCTGGGCCTGGGCGGCTACAAGCTGCTCACGCTCGGCCAGGAGTCCACCGACAACGCGCAGGTGGAAGCGGACGTGGTGCCGGTGCATGCCCGCGTCGCCGGGCAGGTGTTGCGCGTGCGCGTGGCCGACAACAGCCACGTCTCCCAGGGCGATGTCCTGGTGGAGTTGGATCCCGCGGACCTCACGCTCGCCGAGCAACAGGCCGAGGCCGAGCTGGAGTCCGCGCGAGCCCAAGCGGACGCGGCCCAGGCGCAGGTCACCGTCGCCGAGGCTGGCGCACGCGGAGGCCACTCCACCGCGCGAGCCCAGGTGTCCGCCTCCGCCGCCGAGGTCAGCCGCGCCGAGTCCGGCGTCGCCGTCGCCCGGGCCCAGCTCGCACGCGCGGAGGCCGACGCCGGACGCGCCAACGTGGAGCTGGAGCGCGTAGCCACCCTCAAGTCCGATGGAGCGCTGTCCCAGGCGGAGCTGGACGATGCCCACGCCGCGCAGGCCTCGGCCCAGGCCGCGCTGGATGCCGCGCGCGCGCAGCTCGCCTCGGCGGAGCAAGCCCGACTCGCGGCCACCAGCCACGTGGCAGAGGCCCAGGGGCAGCTCGACCAGAGCGCGCCCGTGGACGCGAAGATCGCCGTCGCCCGCGCCAGCGCGGCACTGGCCCAGGCCCGGATGCGCTCCGCCGAGGCCACGCTCGCCCAAGCCCGGCTCCAGGTCGCGCGCACGCGCATCCTCGCCCCGGCCGACGGCGTGGTGTCTCGCCTGGGCTCGCGCGTCGGTCAGCTCGTGTCCGCGGGGCAGGCCGTGGCCCAGCTCGTCCCGACGCGCACCTACGTGGTGGCGAACTTCAAGGAGACGCAGGTGGGCCACATGCGCGAGGGGCAGCGCGCGGAGGTGACGGTGGATGCCTTCTCCGGCCGCAAGCTCGTGGGCCGGGTGGAGAGCCTCTCGGGAGGTACGGGCGCGCGCTTCGCCCTGCTGCCCCCGGACAACGCCTCGGGGAACTTCGTGAAGGTGGTGCAGCGCGTGCCCGTGCGCATCGCGTGGGACGCAGCCCCCGAGGACCTCCGCTTGCGCGCCGGACTCTCTGTGGAGGTCACCGTGTTCACCGACAGCGCCACGCCCCCGGCCTCACCACCACGGGAGGCGCGGGGCGTGAGCGCCACCACGCCTCCCTGA
- a CDS encoding M1 family metallopeptidase, whose protein sequence is MSRRLLLLCSVLVACGAPQRSGPVSNDAASAKAVSAKAEFPPVPALRIPEGVRPTGYAAELTVDPKSPTFEGVLDIALEVSAPSAVVWLQGEALTVKSASLEQAGQSLPVTLGRAEAPWLGFSLGRPLAPGPARMRIVYQGAASSSETHGAFRVEEGGDWYVYTQFEPLGARRVFPSFDEPGFKVPWQLTLHVPAGAMAVSNTDVEAESVEAGGGKVVRFARTQPLPSYLIAFGVGPFQVAEAGPAGLKRVRTRVITPRGRVAEAEYAAKVTPELLARLEDYFGMPYPYEKLDVLSVAHHSGAMEHPGLITFQSAIMLAPPGADSIDRQRTFAIIQAHELGHQWFGNLVTPRWWDDLWLNESFASWISLRIVDGWQPSWQAPLEQMKVRGRALKSDRLVAARHLRQPIASADDIESAFDGITYGKGSAVLTMAEEWLGHDTFRQGIQRYVRAHAGGTATSADFLSALSEAAGRDVSQVLGSFMDQGGAPLVSVALDCAGAAPRVTLRQQRYLPLGSTGVAAQSWKVPLCLKYGVKGQTLRTCTVLESEEATLPLPGATVCPTWVYPNAEGAGYLRAHVTGKAWEGLKAEGLTRLTRTESMALLGDAQALAEAGALPTSEALGLLSRFKDSERMEVVTSQSLLELARPLVLRTDAEREARVRLVRELYGARARKLGLVTGKGDSEDVRLLRVQLTQLVGCAGEDPVLGAEARVLAQRWLVDHDAVAADMVETVLSIASLNADAAWQAQLLQALRTEKDWAVRERLLNALGRITRPELIRTQLPLLLLSDEFDPRETLFSVVAQTSSDYRTRDTVYAFVKEHYDALAARLPGDLVRGLFFVAEGYCDAEHRADVSAFYRERSQHAEGGARSLARILEATDLCIAFRNAQQASTSAFLAAPRRP, encoded by the coding sequence ATGTCCAGACGCTTGCTCCTGCTGTGTTCCGTGCTCGTGGCTTGTGGCGCACCCCAGCGCTCGGGCCCTGTGTCCAATGACGCCGCATCCGCGAAAGCGGTCTCGGCGAAGGCTGAGTTTCCTCCGGTGCCGGCCCTGCGCATTCCCGAGGGCGTCCGCCCCACGGGCTACGCGGCGGAGCTGACGGTGGATCCCAAGTCCCCCACCTTCGAGGGCGTGCTGGACATCGCGCTGGAGGTGTCCGCGCCTTCGGCCGTGGTGTGGCTTCAGGGCGAGGCGCTCACCGTGAAGTCGGCCTCGCTGGAGCAAGCGGGGCAGTCCCTCCCCGTCACGCTGGGCCGCGCGGAGGCGCCGTGGCTGGGATTCTCGCTCGGGCGTCCGCTTGCGCCGGGCCCCGCGCGGATGCGCATTGTCTATCAGGGCGCCGCCTCGTCTTCGGAGACGCATGGCGCCTTCCGCGTGGAGGAGGGCGGGGATTGGTATGTCTATACGCAGTTCGAGCCGTTGGGCGCGCGCCGCGTGTTTCCTTCCTTCGACGAGCCGGGCTTCAAGGTGCCCTGGCAACTCACGCTCCACGTGCCCGCGGGCGCCATGGCGGTGTCGAACACGGACGTGGAAGCAGAGTCCGTGGAGGCCGGAGGCGGCAAGGTCGTGCGCTTCGCGCGGACGCAGCCTCTGCCCAGCTACTTGATTGCCTTTGGCGTGGGGCCGTTCCAGGTCGCGGAGGCCGGCCCGGCCGGGCTGAAGCGCGTGCGGACGCGGGTCATCACCCCGCGCGGACGAGTGGCGGAGGCCGAGTACGCGGCGAAGGTGACGCCCGAGCTGCTCGCGCGGCTCGAGGACTACTTCGGGATGCCCTATCCGTACGAGAAGCTGGACGTGCTGTCGGTGGCGCACCACTCGGGCGCAATGGAACACCCCGGGCTCATCACCTTCCAGTCGGCCATCATGCTGGCCCCGCCGGGCGCGGACAGCATCGACCGGCAGCGCACGTTCGCCATCATCCAGGCGCACGAGCTGGGGCATCAGTGGTTCGGCAACCTCGTCACCCCGCGCTGGTGGGATGACTTGTGGCTCAACGAGTCCTTTGCGTCGTGGATCTCCCTGCGCATCGTGGATGGATGGCAGCCGTCGTGGCAGGCGCCGCTGGAGCAGATGAAGGTCCGAGGCCGCGCCCTCAAGAGCGACCGGTTGGTGGCCGCGCGGCACTTGCGTCAGCCCATCGCGTCCGCGGATGACATTGAGAGCGCGTTCGATGGAATCACCTATGGCAAGGGCAGCGCGGTGCTCACCATGGCGGAGGAGTGGCTGGGGCACGACACGTTCCGCCAGGGCATCCAGCGCTATGTGCGCGCGCACGCGGGTGGAACGGCGACGTCGGCGGACTTCTTGTCCGCGCTGTCCGAGGCGGCGGGCCGCGATGTGAGCCAGGTGTTGGGCTCGTTCATGGACCAGGGCGGAGCGCCGCTGGTGAGCGTCGCGCTGGACTGCGCGGGCGCCGCGCCGCGCGTGACGCTGCGGCAGCAGCGCTATCTGCCGCTGGGTTCGACGGGAGTCGCGGCGCAGTCCTGGAAGGTTCCGCTGTGTCTCAAGTACGGCGTGAAGGGCCAGACGCTGCGGACCTGTACGGTGTTGGAGTCCGAGGAAGCGACGCTGCCACTGCCGGGTGCGACGGTGTGCCCGACGTGGGTCTATCCCAACGCGGAGGGGGCGGGGTACCTGCGCGCCCACGTGACGGGCAAGGCTTGGGAGGGACTCAAGGCCGAGGGGCTGACGCGCCTGACGCGCACCGAGAGCATGGCGCTGCTCGGTGATGCGCAGGCCTTGGCGGAGGCGGGCGCGCTGCCCACGTCGGAGGCGCTCGGGTTGTTGTCCCGCTTCAAGGATTCGGAGCGGATGGAGGTGGTGACGTCGCAGTCGCTGCTGGAGCTTGCGCGTCCCCTCGTGCTGCGCACGGACGCCGAGCGCGAGGCGCGGGTCCGGCTGGTGCGCGAGTTGTACGGCGCGCGGGCACGCAAGCTGGGGTTGGTGACGGGGAAGGGGGACTCGGAGGACGTGCGCTTGCTGCGCGTGCAGCTCACCCAACTGGTGGGCTGCGCGGGCGAGGACCCAGTGCTCGGCGCGGAGGCGCGGGTGTTGGCGCAGAGGTGGCTGGTGGACCACGACGCGGTGGCGGCCGACATGGTGGAGACGGTGCTGTCGATTGCCTCGCTGAACGCAGACGCGGCGTGGCAGGCCCAATTGCTCCAGGCGCTGCGCACGGAGAAGGATTGGGCGGTGCGCGAAAGGCTCCTCAATGCGCTCGGGCGCATCACGCGTCCGGAGTTGATCCGCACGCAGCTCCCGCTGTTGCTGCTCTCCGACGAGTTCGACCCGCGAGAGACCCTCTTCTCCGTCGTGGCGCAGACCTCCTCCGACTACCGCACGCGCGACACCGTCTATGCGTTCGTGAAGGAGCACTACGACGCGCTCGCGGCGCGACTCCCCGGTGACCTGGTGCGGGGGCTCTTCTTCGTGGCGGAAGGGTATTGCGACGCCGAGCACCGCGCCGACGTGAGCGCCTTCTATCGGGAGCGCAGCCAGCACGCCGAGGGAGGGGCTCGGTCGCTGGCGAGAATCCTGGAGGCGACGGACCTGTGCATCGCGTTCCGGAACGCGCAGCAGGCGAGCACGTCCGCCTTCCTGGCCGCGCCTCGCCGTCCCTGA
- a CDS encoding ABC transporter permease has protein sequence MSDVIQEVRHAARSLWRQPTFAAVAVLTLALGIAANTGIFSVVNAVLLAPLPYPAADRLMLLWSHFPEVGRTSVSPANFRDWRAQNDVFEGLAAFSSLPVSLSEEGTPERLMAASVSTNYFQVLGRSPLLGTTFQARTDADGPRQEVVLSHGLWVRRFGGDPGVIGRSVRLDGRSYEVLGVMPPDFGLPAIVPQGVASQSPELWVPAPIKDIPQLEMGTAQDLSERRGTSFLRVLGRLKPGVTPERAASVMSTLAARLERDHPDENAHSGIALVPLREQVVGDSQPVLWVLLCAVGLVLAIACANVANLFLVRAAARSQELAVRTALGAGRGRLVRQLLLESLLLSVVAGGLGLLLAMWGLDGLLHIVPPDLLRLGEVRMDGRVLAFTSGVSLMTGLLFGVMPALQASSPELSLVLRRGGNGRATEARSRSRSALVVAEVALAVVLLISAGLLMRSLWRLQSVDPGFQVDSMLTWKLSLPVDKYPSARQAEFFEQVRQQVAALPGVMSVGAVSDLPFGGAGIREGLEIDGRPVATPADMPSVGFQSITPGYLTTLGIPLRQGRDVASSDTSETQPVVLVNEAAVRRFWAGANPVGQRIRVGGETTPWLTVVGVVADVRYDGLGNASRPEVYVPGLQRTFFFMAFAARTRGDAWGLVSGVRAAVAELDKGLAVGEVRTMAQRVEEATSRPRFVSLLVGMFAGMSLLLAAVGLFGVMAYMARQRTREMGIRMALGARPADVRRLVVGHGMRLALLGVAVGLVGAWASTRVLSSLLFGVSTTDPLVFGGLALVVTGVSLLATWIPALRATRVDPLVAMRAD, from the coding sequence ATGTCGGACGTCATCCAGGAAGTTCGTCACGCGGCGCGCTCGCTGTGGCGCCAGCCGACGTTCGCGGCCGTGGCGGTGCTGACCCTGGCTCTGGGGATTGCCGCGAACACCGGCATCTTCAGCGTGGTGAACGCGGTGCTCCTGGCGCCCCTGCCGTATCCCGCCGCCGACCGGCTGATGCTGTTGTGGAGCCACTTCCCCGAGGTGGGGCGCACGTCGGTGTCGCCCGCCAACTTCCGGGACTGGCGCGCGCAGAACGACGTCTTCGAGGGGCTCGCGGCCTTCTCCTCGCTGCCGGTGAGCCTCTCGGAAGAGGGCACGCCCGAGCGGTTGATGGCGGCCAGCGTGTCCACCAACTACTTCCAGGTGCTGGGCCGCTCGCCGCTCCTGGGTACCACGTTCCAGGCCCGCACGGATGCGGATGGGCCACGGCAGGAGGTGGTGCTCAGCCATGGGCTGTGGGTGAGGCGCTTTGGCGGGGACCCGGGAGTCATCGGGCGCTCGGTGCGGCTCGATGGGCGCAGCTACGAGGTGCTCGGGGTGATGCCCCCGGACTTTGGCTTGCCCGCCATCGTGCCGCAGGGCGTGGCCTCGCAGTCCCCGGAGCTGTGGGTGCCCGCGCCCATCAAGGACATCCCGCAGCTGGAGATGGGGACCGCGCAGGACCTCAGCGAGCGGCGCGGCACGTCGTTCCTGCGCGTGCTCGGCCGCTTGAAGCCCGGCGTGACACCCGAGCGGGCCGCGAGCGTCATGTCCACCCTGGCGGCGCGGCTGGAGCGCGACCACCCGGACGAGAACGCGCACTCGGGCATCGCGCTCGTGCCGTTGCGTGAGCAGGTGGTGGGTGACTCGCAGCCGGTGCTCTGGGTGCTGCTGTGCGCGGTGGGGCTGGTGCTGGCCATCGCCTGCGCGAACGTGGCCAACCTCTTCCTCGTGCGAGCCGCGGCGCGGAGTCAGGAGCTGGCGGTGCGCACGGCCCTGGGCGCTGGGCGAGGGCGGCTGGTGCGTCAGCTCTTGCTGGAGAGCCTGCTGTTGTCGGTGGTGGCTGGCGGGCTCGGCTTGTTGTTGGCGATGTGGGGGCTGGATGGCTTGCTGCACATCGTGCCGCCCGACCTGCTGCGCTTGGGCGAGGTGCGGATGGATGGGCGGGTGCTTGCCTTTACCTCGGGCGTCTCGCTGATGACGGGGCTGCTCTTCGGCGTGATGCCGGCGCTCCAGGCGTCCTCCCCCGAGCTGAGCCTCGTGTTGCGGCGCGGCGGCAACGGGCGCGCGACCGAGGCGCGGAGCCGCTCGCGCAGCGCGCTCGTGGTGGCCGAGGTGGCGCTCGCGGTGGTGTTGCTCATCAGCGCGGGACTGCTCATGCGCAGCCTGTGGCGCTTGCAGTCCGTGGACCCTGGCTTCCAGGTGGACTCGATGCTCACGTGGAAGCTCTCGCTTCCGGTGGACAAGTACCCCTCCGCGAGGCAGGCGGAGTTCTTCGAGCAGGTCCGCCAGCAGGTGGCCGCGCTTCCAGGCGTGATGAGCGTGGGGGCCGTGTCGGACCTGCCGTTCGGTGGGGCGGGGATCCGAGAGGGATTGGAGATCGACGGTCGTCCGGTCGCAACGCCCGCGGACATGCCCTCGGTGGGGTTCCAGAGCATCACGCCGGGGTATCTGACGACGCTGGGCATCCCACTGCGCCAGGGACGCGATGTCGCGAGTTCAGACACCTCGGAGACGCAGCCGGTGGTGCTGGTCAACGAGGCCGCCGTGCGCCGGTTCTGGGCGGGCGCGAATCCCGTGGGGCAGCGGATCCGCGTGGGCGGTGAGACCACGCCCTGGCTCACGGTGGTGGGCGTGGTGGCGGACGTTCGCTACGACGGGCTGGGGAACGCGAGTCGGCCGGAGGTCTATGTGCCGGGGCTCCAGCGCACGTTCTTCTTCATGGCCTTCGCGGCGCGGACACGCGGGGATGCGTGGGGCCTGGTGTCCGGCGTGCGCGCGGCCGTGGCCGAACTGGACAAGGGGCTGGCCGTGGGCGAGGTCCGGACGATGGCGCAGCGGGTGGAGGAGGCGACCTCGCGGCCACGCTTCGTGTCGCTGCTGGTGGGGATGTTCGCGGGCATGTCCCTGTTGCTGGCGGCCGTGGGCCTCTTTGGGGTCATGGCCTACATGGCGCGGCAGCGCACTCGGGAGATGGGCATCCGCATGGCCTTGGGCGCGCGTCCGGCGGACGTGCGGCGGCTGGTGGTGGGCCACGGCATGCGTCTGGCGTTGCTGGGCGTGGCGGTGGGGTTGGTGGGTGCCTGGGCGTCGACGCGAGTCCTCTCCAGTCTGCTCTTTGGCGTGAGCACGACGGATCCGCTCGTCTTCGGGGGACTGGCGCTGGTCGTGACGGGCGTGTCGCTGCTGGCCACGTGGATTCCCGCGCTGCGCGCCACGCGGGTGGATCCGCTGGTGGCCATGCGCGCGGACTGA